One genomic segment of Archocentrus centrarchus isolate MPI-CPG fArcCen1 unplaced genomic scaffold, fArcCen1 scaffold_100_ctg1, whole genome shotgun sequence includes these proteins:
- the LOC115775276 gene encoding NLR family CARD domain-containing protein 3-like — protein sequence MERADSPEAEPGLSSVSTRKQNYPQEEAADLKRRNVSAAEKISEGPDSSEPEPGASCVSLSSDRSKEFLIHFKGSKCSGVEKVDQQSSDVLSLQHQQQTDLDQIFMRLEESMYNFMKNELQKMKSFLNPDYPESSECQREDEEELDSEEEKQRKSSKEAFLKLTVNFLRKMNFDGLADRLQSKNPDPVCEYEFKSNLKKKFQCVFEGITKPGNSVALNQIYTELYITEGGAEGVNDEHEVRQIEEFSRKRGRPETSIICEDIFKPTEGRDKPIRTVLTKGVAGIGKTFLTQKFTLDWAEDKTNQDIQFMFPFTFRELNLLKDKKFSLVGLVHHFFTETKDGGLYSFDSLKVVFIFDGLDECRLPLDFHNTEILTDVTESSSVDVLLINLIRGNLLPSAHIWITTRPAAANQIPAECVDMATEVRGFTDPKKEEYFRKRFRDEEQATNIISHIKSSRSLHIMCHIPVFCWITATVLENVSKPRKEEKLPKTLTEMYIHFLVVQIKMKNIKYDGAAESDPHWSPERKKMIEALGKLALEQLQKGNLIFYESDLTECGINIREASVYSGVFTQIFKEERGLYQEKVFCFIHLSVQEFLAALHVHLTFTNSGVNLLEEEQTASVPTEEPSVRHFYQSAVDKALESPNGHLDLFLRFLLGLSLQTNQSLLKGLLTQTGSSSEMNREAIKYIKVQISKNHSPEKSINLFHCLNELNDDSVVKEIQHHLSSGNLSTVNLSPAQWSALVFILLSSEENLDVFDLKKYSGSEEALLKLLPVIKFSKKALLSGFNLTERSCEALSSVLSSQSSTLRELDMSNNNLQDSGVELLCAGLGSPHCKLETLRLSGCLITEKGCESLASALRSNPSHLKELDLSYNHPGDPVKFLSAQLEDPHWKLETLRLEPQGVQWLRPGLKKYFCDLTLDPNTAHRNLKLSDNNKKVMYVNEEQSYPDHPERFDYWRQLLCTNSLTGRCYWEVEWREEVHITVSYGGIRRKGDGYDSRFGRTDQSWSFCCIDHGGYFGNHNYRSIVISVPSSSVSHKVAVYVDYPAGTISFYSVLSDTLIHLHTFYSTFTEPLYAGFELRSLGSSICLCGDSEK from the exons ATGGAAAG AGCAGACTCTCCTGAAGCTGAACCTGGACTCAGCTCTGTGTCtacaaggaagcaaaactatcCACAGGAAGAAGCCGCTGACCTTAAAAGAAGAAATGTGTCTGCTGCTGAGAA GATCAGTGAGGGACCAGACTCctctgaacctgaacctggagCCAGCTGTGTGTCTTTGAGCAGTGATCGGTCAAAGGAATTCTTGATCCACTTTAAAGGATCAAAATGTTCTGGTGTTGAGAa AGTCGATCAGCAGAGCTCAGATGTTTTGAGTCTCCAGCATCAGCAACAAACTGATCTGGACCAaatatttatg aggctggaggagagTATGTATAATTTTATGAAGAATGAGCTGCAGAAGATGAAGAGTTTTCTGAatccagattacccagaatcctcagagtgtcagagggaggatgaggaggagttGGACAGTGAGgaagagaagcagaggaaaAGCAGCAAAGAGGCATTTCTGAAACTCACAGTTAACTTCCTGAGGAAAATGAACTTTGATGGGTTGGCCGACCGTCTGCAAAGCA AAAATCCAGATCCAGTTTGTGAATATGAGTTTAAATCTaacctgaagaagaagttccagtgtgtgtttgaggggatcACCAAACCAGGAAACTCAGTCgctctgaatcagatctacacagagctctacatcacagagggaggagctgaaggagtcaatgatgaacatgaggtcagacagatagAAGAATTTTCCAGAAAACGAGGCAGACCAGAAACATCAATCATATGTGAAGACATCTTTAAACCCACAGAGGGGAGAGataaaccaatcagaacagtgctgacaaagggagtcgCTGGCATCGGGAAAACATTcctaacacagaagttcactctggactgggctgaagataaaaccaaccaggacatccagttcatgtttccattcactttcagagagctgaatctGCTGAAGGATAAAAAGTTCAGTTTGGTGGGACTTGTTCATCATTTCTTTACTGAAACTAAAGATGGAGGACTCTACAGCTTTGACAGCCTcaaggttgtgttcatctttgatggtctggatgagtgtcgacttcctctggacttccacaacactgagatcctgactGATGTCACAGAGTCCTcatcagtggatgtgctgctgataaacctcatcagggggaatcTGCTTCCTTCTGCTCAcatctggataaccacacgacctgcagcagccaatcagatccctgctgAGTGTGTAGACATGgctacagaggtcagagggttcactgacccaaaGAAGGAGGAATatttcaggaagagattcagagatgaggaacAGGCCACCAACATAATCTCCCACATTAAGAgttcacgaagcctccacatcatgtgtcacatcccagtcttctgctggatcactgctacagttctggaaaatgtatcaaaacccagaaaggaagaaaaactgcCCAAGActctgactgagatgtacatccacttcctggtggttcagatCAAAATGAAGAACATTAAATATGATGGAGCAGCTGAgtcagatccacactggagtccagagagaaagaagatgaTTGAGGCTCTGGGGAAACTGGCtttggagcagctgcagaagggcaacctgatcttctatgaatcagacctgacagagtgtggcatcaatATCAGAGaggcctcagtgtactcaggagtgttcacacagatctttaaagaagAGAGAGGGCTCTACCAGGagaaggtgttctgcttcatccatctgagtgttcaggagtttctggctgctcttcatgtccatctgacatTCACCAACTCTGGTGTCAACCTGCTGGAAGAAGAACAAACAGCATCAGTGCCGACTGAAGAGCCTTCAGTGAGACActtctaccagagtgctgtggaCAAGGCCTTagagagtccaaatggacacctggacttgttcctccggttcctcctgggtctttcactgcagaccaatcaaaGTCTCTTAAAaggcctgctgacacagacaggaagcagcTCAGAGATGAATCGGGAAGCAATCAAGTATATTAAAGTGCAGATCAGTAAGAATCACTCtccagagaaaagcatcaacctgttccactgtctgaatgaactgaatgatgacTCTGTAGTGAAGGAGATCCAACACCACCTTAGCTCAGGAAACTTGTCCACAGTTAATCTCTcgcctgctcagtggtcagctctggtcttcatcttactgtcatcagaagaaaatctggatgtgtttgacctgaagaaatattCAGGTTCAGAGGAGGCTCTACTGAAGCTTCTGCCAGTGATCAAATTCTCCAAGAAAGCTCT GTTGAGTGGTTTTAACCtcacagagagaagctgtgaagctttGTCCTCAGTCCTCAGTTCCCAGTCTTCTACactgagagagctggacatgagtaacaacaacctgcaggactcaggagtggAACTACTTTGTGCTGGACTTGGGAGTCCTCACTGTAAACTGGAAACCCTCAG gCTGTCAGGTTGTCTGATCACAGAAAAAGGCTGTGAGTCTCTGGCTTCAGCTCTGaggtccaacccctcccatttgaaagagctggacctgagctacaaccacccAGGAGACCCAGTGAAGTTCCTGTCTGCTCAACTGGAGGATCCACACTGgaaactggaaactctcag GTTGGAGCCTCAAGGAGTCCAATGGTTGAGACCAGGTCTAAAGAAAT atTTCTGTGATCTGActctggatccaaacacagcacacagaaacctcaaactgtctgacaacaacaagaAGGTGATGTACGTGAATGAGGAGCAGTCGTATCCTGATCATCCTGAAAGATTTGATTACTGGCGTCAGCTGCTGTGTACTAAcagtctgactggtcgctgttactgggaggttgAGTGGAGAGAAGAGGTTCATATTACAGTATCTTATGGAGGAATCAGACGTAAAGGAGACGGCTATGACAGCAGGTTTGGAAGAactgatcagtcctggagtttCTGCTGCATTGATCATGGTGGTTACTTTGGAAATCACAATTACAGATCAATAGTGATCTCTgtcccctcctcctctgtgtctcacaaagtagcagtgtatgtggactatCCTGCAGGCACCATCTCCTTCTACAGTGTCCTCTCTGACacactgatccacctccacaccttctacagcacattcactgaacctctatATGCTGGGTTTGAATTAAGGTCACTTGGCTCCAGCATCTGTCTCTGTGGTGACTCAGAGAAGTGA